A region of Vicia villosa cultivar HV-30 ecotype Madison, WI unplaced genomic scaffold, Vvil1.0 ctg.000986F_1_1, whole genome shotgun sequence DNA encodes the following proteins:
- the LOC131632680 gene encoding SKP1-like protein 21: MLGLILDYCRFYQIKGRPEKECKAFAESFISKDIKTLIELGTAAVSLEITPLVDLTCKELAQQTKGKAPKEVSKLFHLNDDFDEEENFDNIKYMTGYSRIILFKNFSEIKNQELRVRKTLKDVKVVEKPKDERSINDLLKYINGPDCGTSTIKKKKKNRRKEGKTKDISSKNTIENNNNNKTSSSKYNEGGSKDDFDPLMKHSKGDSEDDFDPLMKKEIDRSNK, encoded by the exons ATGTTGGGTTTAATACTTGATTATTGTCGATTTTATCAAATAAAAGGGCGCCCCGAAAAG GAGTGCAAAGCTTTTGCTGAGTCTTTTATATCAAAAGATATAAAGACTTTGATTGAGTTAGGAACTGCTGCTGTAAGTCTGGAAATAACACCATTAGTTGACTTGACATGCAAAGAACTTGCTCAACAAACTAAAGGAAAAGCTCCTAAAGAAGTTTCTAAACTATTTCATCTAAATGATGACTTTGACGAG GAGGAAAATTTTGATAATATCAAATATATGACTGGTTATTCACGGATCATACTTTTCAAGAATTTTTCTGAAATAAAGAATCAAGAACTACGAGTGAGAAAGACATTGAAG GATGTTAAGGTTGTTGAGAAACCAAAAGATGAACGCTCGATTAATGATTTACTTAAATATATTAATGGGCCAGATTGTG GTACTTCAAcaattaagaagaaaaagaagaataggAGAAAAGAGGGGAAAACAAAAGATATTTCTTCAAAAAATACAAtagaaaataataacaataataag ACCTCTTCAAGTAAATACAATGAAGGAGGTTCTAAAGATGATTTCGATCCATTAATGAAACACTCTAAAGGGGATTCTGAAGATGATTTTGATCCtttaatgaagaaggaaattgacaG ATCAAACAAATGA